A single genomic interval of Nomascus leucogenys isolate Asia chromosome 3, Asia_NLE_v1, whole genome shotgun sequence harbors:
- the C3H6orf120 gene encoding LOW QUALITY PROTEIN: UPF0669 protein C6orf120 homolog (The sequence of the model RefSeq protein was modified relative to this genomic sequence to represent the inferred CDS: deleted 1 base in 1 codon), producing MLTVRPPAGSGGESEGATAALPLPLVGVALGGGINPPPPPRGLTRVGRDSPSDRPGAWTRRGPAGGRRGRAPVLSASRVPSSTDPLAGPGAEPPAMAAPRGRAAPWTTALLLLLASQVLSPGSCVDEEEVPEEWVLLHVVQDQIGAGNYSYLRLNHEGKIVLRMRSLKGDADLYVSASSLHPSFDDYELQSATCGPDAVSIPAHFRRPVGIGVYGHPSHLESEFEMKVYYDGTVEQHPFGEAAYPADGADAGQKHARAPEDASQEEESVLWTILISILKLVLEILF from the exons ATGCTTACGGTGCGGCCCCCTGCGGGAAGTGGTGGTGAGTCCGAGGGTGCCACAgcggccctgcccctgcccctggtTGGCGTCGCGCTA GGGGGAGGGATTaacccaccccctcctccccgGGGCCTCACGCGGGTGGGAAGGGACAGTCCCAGCGACAGACCAGGCGCCTGGACGCGCCGTGGCCCCGCGGGCGGACGGCGGGGACGGGCTCCGGTGCTGAGCGCCTCCCGTGTCCCCAGCAGCACTGACCCACTTGCAGGCCCCGGAGCTGAGCCGCCAGCCATGGCCGCTCCCCGCGGGAGGGCCGCGCCCTGGACGACGGCCCTGCTGCTGCTCCTAGCTTCGCAGGTCCTGTCTCCGGGAAGCTGCGTGGACGAGGAGGAGGTCCCCGAGGAGTGGGTGCTCCTGCACGTCGTCCAGGATCAGATAGGCGCCGGGAACTACAGCTACCTGCGGCTGAACCACGAGGGCAAGATAGTCCTCAGGATGCGCAGCCTCAAGGGCGATGCGGATCTGTACGTTTCCGCCAGCAGCCTGCACCCCAGCTTCGACGACTACGAGCTGCAGTCGGCCACCTGCGGCCCGGACGCCGTGTCTATCCCCGCGCACTTCCGGCGCCCAGTGGGCATCGGCGTCTACGGACACCCCTCCCACTTGGAGAGCGAGTTCGAGATGAAGGTGTACTACGACGGCACGGTCGAGCAGCACCCGTTCGGCGAGGCCGCCTACCCCGCCGACGGCGCAGATGCCGGCCAGAAGCACGCTCGTGCACCGGAAGACGCCTCGCAAGAGGAGGAATCTGTTCTCTGGACGATATTAATTAGCATTTTGAAACTGGTACTTGAAATTCTCTTTTGA